One Vanessa cardui chromosome 17, ilVanCard2.1, whole genome shotgun sequence DNA window includes the following coding sequences:
- the LOC124536812 gene encoding uncharacterized protein LOC124536812, whose translation MDTPVEQLVKSMEELSSMFSQRMGEFEKNLIPASASASTNPTIKSLSAEFYAFKSLVWKSLGLLKAQIELIAMGLDRMETHSRRKVLLFHGVKEEQGEDVLKKTLGVLTGHLKLSDATPELIDSCHRLGVKRDASRPILVRFASVRFRSRVWNAKTALRGSKITLSEFLTKARQSIFIEARKHFGMKKCWSAEGEIIILLPDNSRKKISALSELKQLVAQYPKGNK comes from the exons atggaCACTCCTGTTGAACAGCTGGTCAAAAGTATGGAGGAACTTTCTTCAATGTTTAGCCAGAGGATGGGTGAgtttgaa aaGAACTTAATACCAGCCAGCGCCTCTGCTTCTACTAATCCTACAATTAAGTCGCTATCCGCCGAGTTCTACGCATTTAAGTCCCTTGTATGGAAATCTTTGGGCCTACTTAAGGCCCAAATAGAGCTTATCGCCATGGGTTTGGATCGCATGGAGACTCACAGTCGCAGGAAGGTTCTTCTCTTCCATGGTGTCAAAGAGGAACAAGGTGAAGACGTCCTCAAGAAAACACTAGGGGTATTAACCGGCCATTTGAAGTTGTCTGATGCTACACCTGAACTAATTGACTCCTGCCATCGCTTGGGGGTGAAGAGGGATGCTTCCCGGCCTATCTTAGTTCGATTTGCCTCCGTACGCTTTCGCTCCAGAGTATGGAATGCCAAGACGGCACTCAGGGGTTCTAAAATAACTCTCTCAGAATTCCTGACAAAGGCCCGTCAAAGTATCTTCATAGAAGCTCGCAAACACTTTGGGATGAAGAAGTGCTGGTCAGCAGAAGGCGAAATAATCATCCTTCTTCCCGACAACTCTCGTAAGAAGATTTCTGCATTGTCCGAGCTCAAACAATTAGTCGCCCAGTATCCAAAGGGCAACAAGTGA